From the genome of Halictus rubicundus isolate RS-2024b chromosome 2, iyHalRubi1_principal, whole genome shotgun sequence, one region includes:
- the LOC143365347 gene encoding uncharacterized protein LOC143365347 isoform X1 — protein MFPRALSTETCKTVSMADEVLPASLEKLEIDRLSTSCPHLTTADKAKSPNPFRSTSKSVGSDCSYLFQRRSMPGRPSLSEISPRGVKSTTNFKPSKNERALDKNKNSIIKEAVLKLNDTGTACLSDSPTSTLFKKTCKCSIAWKNKKVFGHWSVAKDFKTLNIDQENRQAKDDTSIQDNYQACSFLRARSNTMPSLKRGPGPGRGSGNSQSESSSSTGQPSSSNTCSVQARMSPPSCDVTIDELASYFEEFVHIPKKMSHMAEMMYI, from the exons ATGTTCCCGCGAGCATTGAGCACAGAAACGTGTAAAACTGTGAGCATGGCTGACGAGGTGCTGCCGGCGAGTTTAGAGAAGCTCGAAATTGACCGACTCTCGACGAGCTGTCCCCA TTTAACGACCGCTGACAAAGCAAAGTCGCCGAACCCGTTTAGAAGTACAAGTAAAAGCGTTGGATCCGATTGTAGTTACTTATTTCAAAGGAGATCGATGCCTGGTAGGCCAAGTTTATCCGAAATCAGCCCCAGAGGCGTGAAAAGCACAACGAACTTCAAACCTTCAAAGAATGAAAGAGCACTGGATAAGAATAAGAACTCGATAATCAAAGAGGCTGTCTTAAAATTGAACGACACTGGCACTGCTTGTCTTAGTGATAGTCCAACAAGTACGCTGTTCAAGAAGACTTGTAAATGTAGCATCGCATGGAAGAACAAGAAGGTTTTCGGCCATTGGTCCGTGGCGAAAGACTTTAAAACTCTGAACATTGATCAGGAGAATAGGCAGGCTAAGGACGACACTAGCATCCAAGACAATTACCAAGCGTGTAGTTTCCTACGTGCGCGTAGCAATACAATGCCCAGTTTGAAAAGAGGGCCTGGTCCTGGCAGAGGTAGCGGTAACAGCCAGTCAGAGTCTAGCAGTTCGACCGGTCAACCTTCGAGTTCAAACACATGTTCTGTACAAGCGAGAATGTCTCCGCCTTCGTGCGACGTCACCATCGATGAACTTGCCAGTTACTTCGAGGAGTTTGTTCATATCCCAAAGAAGATGTCGCACATGGCAGAAATGATGTATATTTAA
- the LOC143365347 gene encoding uncharacterized protein LOC143365347 isoform X2, with the protein MLVVSTQRPDYRVNRDPLTTADKAKSPNPFRSTSKSVGSDCSYLFQRRSMPGRPSLSEISPRGVKSTTNFKPSKNERALDKNKNSIIKEAVLKLNDTGTACLSDSPTSTLFKKTCKCSIAWKNKKVFGHWSVAKDFKTLNIDQENRQAKDDTSIQDNYQACSFLRARSNTMPSLKRGPGPGRGSGNSQSESSSSTGQPSSSNTCSVQARMSPPSCDVTIDELASYFEEFVHIPKKMSHMAEMMYI; encoded by the exons ATGCTCGTGGTGTCGACGCAACGACCCGACTACAGGGTTAACCGTGATCC TTTAACGACCGCTGACAAAGCAAAGTCGCCGAACCCGTTTAGAAGTACAAGTAAAAGCGTTGGATCCGATTGTAGTTACTTATTTCAAAGGAGATCGATGCCTGGTAGGCCAAGTTTATCCGAAATCAGCCCCAGAGGCGTGAAAAGCACAACGAACTTCAAACCTTCAAAGAATGAAAGAGCACTGGATAAGAATAAGAACTCGATAATCAAAGAGGCTGTCTTAAAATTGAACGACACTGGCACTGCTTGTCTTAGTGATAGTCCAACAAGTACGCTGTTCAAGAAGACTTGTAAATGTAGCATCGCATGGAAGAACAAGAAGGTTTTCGGCCATTGGTCCGTGGCGAAAGACTTTAAAACTCTGAACATTGATCAGGAGAATAGGCAGGCTAAGGACGACACTAGCATCCAAGACAATTACCAAGCGTGTAGTTTCCTACGTGCGCGTAGCAATACAATGCCCAGTTTGAAAAGAGGGCCTGGTCCTGGCAGAGGTAGCGGTAACAGCCAGTCAGAGTCTAGCAGTTCGACCGGTCAACCTTCGAGTTCAAACACATGTTCTGTACAAGCGAGAATGTCTCCGCCTTCGTGCGACGTCACCATCGATGAACTTGCCAGTTACTTCGAGGAGTTTGTTCATATCCCAAAGAAGATGTCGCACATGGCAGAAATGATGTATATTTAA
- the LOC143365347 gene encoding uncharacterized protein LOC143365347 isoform X3, translated as MLLSRLTTADKAKSPNPFRSTSKSVGSDCSYLFQRRSMPGRPSLSEISPRGVKSTTNFKPSKNERALDKNKNSIIKEAVLKLNDTGTACLSDSPTSTLFKKTCKCSIAWKNKKVFGHWSVAKDFKTLNIDQENRQAKDDTSIQDNYQACSFLRARSNTMPSLKRGPGPGRGSGNSQSESSSSTGQPSSSNTCSVQARMSPPSCDVTIDELASYFEEFVHIPKKMSHMAEMMYI; from the exons ATGCTCTTATCACG TTTAACGACCGCTGACAAAGCAAAGTCGCCGAACCCGTTTAGAAGTACAAGTAAAAGCGTTGGATCCGATTGTAGTTACTTATTTCAAAGGAGATCGATGCCTGGTAGGCCAAGTTTATCCGAAATCAGCCCCAGAGGCGTGAAAAGCACAACGAACTTCAAACCTTCAAAGAATGAAAGAGCACTGGATAAGAATAAGAACTCGATAATCAAAGAGGCTGTCTTAAAATTGAACGACACTGGCACTGCTTGTCTTAGTGATAGTCCAACAAGTACGCTGTTCAAGAAGACTTGTAAATGTAGCATCGCATGGAAGAACAAGAAGGTTTTCGGCCATTGGTCCGTGGCGAAAGACTTTAAAACTCTGAACATTGATCAGGAGAATAGGCAGGCTAAGGACGACACTAGCATCCAAGACAATTACCAAGCGTGTAGTTTCCTACGTGCGCGTAGCAATACAATGCCCAGTTTGAAAAGAGGGCCTGGTCCTGGCAGAGGTAGCGGTAACAGCCAGTCAGAGTCTAGCAGTTCGACCGGTCAACCTTCGAGTTCAAACACATGTTCTGTACAAGCGAGAATGTCTCCGCCTTCGTGCGACGTCACCATCGATGAACTTGCCAGTTACTTCGAGGAGTTTGTTCATATCCCAAAGAAGATGTCGCACATGGCAGAAATGATGTATATTTAA